The following proteins are encoded in a genomic region of Aminivibrio pyruvatiphilus:
- the hypD gene encoding hydrogenase formation protein HypD encodes MPINAPSVAELLGKISRTPLSVMEVCGTHTVSIFRSGIRSVLPPTLRLVSGPGCPVCVTDQGEIEAALSLLDRGAVVAAYGDMFKVPCEGGSLASKRSRGLDARVVTGAMDVLSLAEEYSSREVVFLGVGFETTAPATAALVAEAARRGIRNLSVLSFHKRTPPAVELLAADPDLRLSGFLLPGHVCVILGHDPFRFLPEKYGLPGVIAGFEPDQILLGLADIVRQHEQGAPALRSVYGKAVKKEGNPKALGLLEEVFEHRDTAWRGIGTIPASGLALKRPYESFDAEKRFGISLRPGTPPAGCRCGEVLTGKIIPPECPLFRSACTPLSPVGPCMVSGEGTCGAYFRYFKGDRS; translated from the coding sequence ATGCCCATTAATGCCCCTTCCGTCGCTGAGCTGCTGGGAAAGATCTCCAGGACACCACTTTCGGTGATGGAAGTCTGCGGAACCCATACGGTTTCCATATTCCGTTCCGGCATCAGGTCCGTCCTTCCCCCGACCCTGCGGCTTGTCTCCGGCCCGGGTTGCCCCGTGTGCGTCACCGACCAGGGTGAGATCGAAGCCGCCCTTTCTCTTCTCGACAGGGGAGCTGTGGTGGCAGCCTACGGGGACATGTTCAAGGTTCCCTGCGAAGGAGGGTCCCTGGCGTCGAAGCGGTCCCGGGGTCTTGACGCCAGGGTGGTGACCGGAGCCATGGATGTCCTGTCCCTCGCGGAAGAATACAGCTCCCGGGAAGTGGTCTTTCTCGGCGTCGGCTTCGAGACCACAGCCCCGGCCACGGCTGCCCTCGTGGCAGAGGCGGCCCGGAGAGGGATCCGCAATCTCTCGGTCCTTTCGTTCCACAAGCGGACGCCGCCCGCAGTGGAGCTTCTCGCCGCGGACCCGGACCTCCGGCTTTCCGGCTTTCTCCTGCCAGGCCACGTATGCGTCATCCTCGGGCACGATCCCTTCCGTTTTCTTCCCGAAAAGTACGGCCTTCCCGGCGTGATAGCCGGCTTCGAACCGGACCAGATCCTTCTGGGCCTCGCGGACATCGTGAGACAGCACGAACAGGGTGCACCGGCCCTCCGTTCGGTGTACGGGAAAGCCGTGAAAAAGGAAGGGAACCCGAAAGCCCTCGGACTGCTTGAGGAAGTCTTCGAACACCGGGACACCGCGTGGAGGGGCATCGGGACCATTCCGGCCTCGGGGCTGGCACTGAAAAGGCCGTATGAATCCTTCGACGCGGAAAAGCGGTTCGGCATCTCTCTCCGTCCGGGCACTCCCCCGGCAGGCTGCCGGTGCGGCGAGGTGCTGACAGGAAAGATTATCCCGCCGGAATGCCCCCTGTTCCGCTCGGCATGTACTCCCCTGTCCCCCGTGGGCCCCTGCATGGTGTCCGGCGAGGGGACATGCGGAGCTTACTTCCGGTATTTCAAAGGAGACAGGTCATGA
- a CDS encoding HypC/HybG/HupF family hydrogenase formation chaperone has translation MCLAVPHTIKEILGENRALASAGAVRTEIRTDLLDDVVPGDTVLVHAGFAIEKLSPEDSEELKSLWDELRALAGEPYAH, from the coding sequence ATGTGTCTTGCCGTTCCCCACACCATCAAGGAAATTCTTGGAGAGAACCGGGCTCTTGCCTCGGCGGGCGCCGTTCGCACGGAAATCCGCACCGATCTCCTGGATGATGTCGTCCCCGGCGATACGGTCCTCGTCCATGCCGGATTCGCCATAGAAAAGCTCTCCCCGGAGGACTCGGAGGAACTGAAGAGCCTCTGGGACGAACTGCGGGCTCTTGCGGGAGAACCCTATGCCCATTAA
- a CDS encoding sodium-dependent transporter: protein MAQEAHREHWGSRIGFILAAAGSAVGLGNIWRFPYVTGQNGGAAFVLVYLAIIFVLGFSVMLAEMAIGRKAQLNAVGSFEKLRGGAWPIVGWMGVVAGFMILSFYAVIGGWTIKYFIWSFGGLMTEAAAGKAGDVFGGFVTNTPQVILYQAIFMLMTIWVVYKGIGEGIEKYCKILMPALFIILLILIVRSVTLEGAGKGLEFYLKPDFSKITGSSIAAALGQAFFSLSLGMGCMITYGSYVDKQTGLPGSAIQVCVIDTAVAILAGLAIFPAVFAFGVDAGAGPGLTFVTLPSVFAKMAGGTIWSALFFLLLFIAALTSAISLLEVVAAYFIDKGWSRPKAAWIMGFLIFALGIPSAMSLTGAPKIAGKDFLDAMDFISSNVLLPLGGVFIALFVGWIWTADARKEVTNEGTLSFGIMELWIWVCRVIAPAAILYIFITGLKW, encoded by the coding sequence ATGGCACAGGAAGCCCATCGGGAACATTGGGGAAGCAGAATCGGATTTATACTGGCGGCTGCCGGATCGGCGGTCGGACTCGGAAACATCTGGCGTTTTCCGTACGTAACGGGCCAGAACGGCGGAGCGGCGTTCGTCCTTGTTTATCTTGCCATCATTTTTGTCCTCGGCTTCTCCGTCATGCTCGCCGAGATGGCCATAGGCAGAAAGGCCCAGCTCAATGCAGTCGGCTCCTTCGAGAAGCTCAGGGGCGGCGCATGGCCCATCGTGGGCTGGATGGGCGTTGTCGCGGGATTCATGATTCTTTCGTTCTACGCTGTCATCGGAGGCTGGACCATCAAGTATTTCATCTGGTCCTTCGGCGGCCTCATGACCGAAGCTGCCGCAGGCAAGGCGGGAGACGTGTTCGGCGGTTTCGTCACCAACACCCCGCAGGTAATCCTGTACCAGGCGATCTTCATGCTCATGACCATCTGGGTGGTCTACAAGGGAATCGGCGAAGGCATCGAGAAGTACTGCAAGATCCTCATGCCGGCCCTTTTCATCATCCTTCTCATCCTCATCGTCCGCTCCGTGACCCTCGAGGGTGCGGGCAAGGGACTTGAGTTCTACCTCAAGCCCGACTTCTCCAAGATCACCGGAAGTTCCATCGCGGCAGCCCTGGGACAGGCTTTCTTCTCTCTTTCCCTGGGTATGGGCTGCATGATCACCTACGGAAGCTACGTGGACAAGCAGACCGGCCTTCCCGGTTCAGCCATCCAGGTGTGCGTCATTGACACAGCCGTTGCCATCCTCGCGGGACTCGCCATTTTCCCGGCGGTCTTTGCCTTCGGAGTGGACGCAGGCGCCGGTCCCGGCCTGACCTTCGTCACCCTTCCATCGGTCTTTGCCAAGATGGCCGGAGGGACGATCTGGTCAGCCCTGTTCTTCCTGCTTCTCTTCATTGCCGCCCTGACGTCGGCCATCTCCCTTCTCGAAGTGGTGGCGGCCTACTTCATCGACAAGGGATGGAGCAGGCCCAAAGCCGCATGGATCATGGGATTCCTCATCTTCGCCCTCGGCATTCCTTCCGCCATGTCCCTGACCGGAGCGCCGAAGATCGCGGGGAAGGACTTCCTCGACGCCATGGACTTCATTTCATCCAACGTCCTTCTGCCCCTGGGCGGCGTGTTCATTGCCCTCTTCGTGGGCTGGATCTGGACGGCCGACGCACGGAAGGAAGTCACCAACGAAGGAACCCTTTCCTTCGGGATTATGGAGCTGTGGATCTGGGTCTGCCGGGTCATTGCTCCTGCCGCCATCCTCTACATCTTCATCACCGGCCTGAAGTGGTAG
- a CDS encoding GrdX family protein codes for MSCRRLLVTNNPLLRNTIPSCDFVDGNSLSVLLRSRDFVHMGWVLLSHPLYGNLRPHQHPYRSVLLERPAGEPRPPLDLQSLEYVENALGVYSAEKERILSDKGMPGTVRDDYAFIDAELMKESLSRYGLWPRESLKTDH; via the coding sequence ATGTCCTGTCGCAGGCTTCTTGTTACCAACAATCCCCTTTTGCGGAACACCATCCCGTCCTGCGATTTCGTCGACGGGAACTCTCTGTCTGTTCTCCTGCGGTCGAGAGATTTTGTCCACATGGGCTGGGTTCTGCTGTCCCACCCCCTGTACGGAAATCTCCGCCCCCATCAGCATCCGTACCGCTCCGTCCTCCTGGAGCGTCCCGCCGGTGAACCCCGGCCGCCTCTCGATCTCCAGTCCCTCGAGTATGTGGAAAACGCCCTCGGTGTCTATTCCGCAGAGAAGGAGCGGATTCTCTCGGACAAGGGAATGCCCGGCACGGTCCGGGATGATTATGCCTTTATCGACGCCGAGCTCATGAAGGAAAGCCTTTCCCGCTACGGCCTCTGGCCCCGGGAATCTTTGAAAACAGATCATTGA
- a CDS encoding thioredoxin family protein: MVELTKENFDAEVKESALPVLVDFWGPKCGPCMALLPNVHKMAEEYEGKVKFCSVDVSENRRVAIANKVMGLPTFLFWKDGAEVARISGGDVTLEKIRENVEALLK; this comes from the coding sequence ATGGTTGAATTGACGAAGGAGAATTTTGACGCCGAGGTCAAGGAGAGCGCTCTTCCCGTGCTCGTTGACTTCTGGGGCCCCAAGTGCGGTCCCTGCATGGCGCTGCTCCCCAATGTCCATAAGATGGCTGAGGAGTACGAGGGTAAGGTGAAGTTCTGTTCCGTGGATGTTTCCGAGAACCGGAGAGTTGCCATCGCGAACAAGGTCATGGGCCTTCCCACGTTCCTGTTCTGGAAGGACGGTGCGGAAGTCGCCAGGATCAGCGGCGGAGATGTGACCCTGGAGAAGATCCGGGAAAATGTGGAGGCTCTTCTGAAGTAG
- a CDS encoding glycine/sarcosine/betaine reductase component B subunit, which yields MRLELHKVKINKLAWGDKTFARGGVLTVNKEELLSVLAGDERLAKVDVDIALPGESVRILPVKDVVEPRFKMEGPGGVFPGMVSDVETVGEGKTLVLSGAAVVTTGKIVRFQEGIIDMTGPGAEYTPYSGTCNVVVILENVEGIDKHDYETACRMAGLKAAAYLAEKCLGTPADEVETYETPCLKDAVAAHPGLPKVAYLYMLQSQGLLHDTYLYGVDVKKILPTFLNPTEVMDGAIVSGNCVSACDKNNTYSHQNNPVIHHMFRRHGKDFNFLGCIVTNENVTLADKKRCSSYSIKLAKTLGVDGLLISEEGFGNPDADLIMNCWKAERAGIKTTLLTDEYAGQDGASQSLADSCPEGDACVTAGNANEVIVLPPMKKVIGVPEEANIIAGGWQGSLAADGTITVELQAILGATSELGFTKLGAYTI from the coding sequence ATGAGACTCGAGCTGCACAAAGTGAAAATCAACAAGCTGGCCTGGGGAGACAAGACCTTTGCCCGGGGCGGTGTGCTGACGGTGAACAAAGAGGAACTCCTTTCCGTTCTCGCCGGCGATGAACGGCTTGCGAAGGTGGACGTGGACATAGCCCTTCCCGGCGAAAGCGTCCGCATCCTTCCCGTGAAGGACGTAGTGGAGCCCCGCTTCAAGATGGAAGGCCCCGGAGGAGTGTTCCCGGGCATGGTGTCCGACGTGGAAACCGTCGGCGAGGGCAAGACCCTCGTCCTTTCGGGAGCCGCCGTTGTCACCACCGGAAAGATCGTCCGCTTCCAGGAAGGCATTATCGACATGACCGGGCCGGGAGCGGAATACACTCCCTACTCCGGGACCTGCAATGTCGTGGTCATTCTCGAGAACGTCGAGGGAATCGACAAGCACGATTACGAGACCGCCTGCAGGATGGCCGGGCTGAAGGCTGCGGCCTACCTGGCAGAAAAGTGCCTCGGCACGCCCGCCGACGAGGTCGAGACCTACGAGACCCCCTGCCTGAAGGACGCCGTGGCGGCCCATCCGGGACTGCCGAAGGTCGCCTACCTGTACATGCTCCAGTCCCAGGGACTTCTTCACGACACCTACCTCTACGGCGTTGACGTGAAAAAGATCCTTCCCACCTTCCTCAACCCCACGGAAGTCATGGATGGAGCCATCGTTTCGGGCAACTGCGTGTCCGCCTGCGACAAGAACAACACGTACTCCCACCAGAACAACCCGGTGATCCACCACATGTTCAGGCGCCACGGCAAGGACTTCAACTTCCTCGGCTGCATCGTCACCAACGAAAACGTGACCCTTGCCGACAAGAAGAGGTGCTCCTCCTATTCCATCAAGCTGGCGAAGACCCTCGGTGTTGATGGTCTGCTCATCTCCGAGGAAGGTTTCGGCAATCCCGACGCCGACCTGATCATGAACTGCTGGAAGGCGGAGCGGGCCGGGATCAAGACCACCCTCCTCACCGACGAATACGCCGGCCAGGACGGCGCGAGCCAGTCCCTCGCCGACTCCTGCCCCGAGGGAGACGCCTGCGTCACCGCAGGAAACGCCAACGAAGTGATCGTCCTTCCTCCCATGAAGAAGGTCATCGGCGTTCCCGAGGAAGCCAATATCATCGCCGGAGGCTGGCAGGGATCCCTCGCCGCCGACGGAACCATCACCGTGGAGCTCCAGGCCATCCTCGGAGCCACCAGCGAGCTCGGCTTCACGAAGCTCGGAGCCTACACCATCTGA
- the grdA gene encoding glycine/sarcosine/betaine reductase complex selenoprotein A, giving the protein MAKLAGKKVLLLGERDGVPGPAMEACLKDSGADIVFSVTECFVUTAAGAMDLQNQQRIKDAAEKYGPENVVVILGSSDAEGAEIYAETVSNGDPTYAGPLAGVQSGLAVYHVFEQEIRDECDANAWEEQISMMEMVLDPEKLSEAVSGIRAQFSKYAL; this is encoded by the coding sequence ATGGCAAAACTGGCAGGCAAAAAAGTACTGCTGCTCGGTGAGCGCGACGGCGTTCCCGGCCCCGCCATGGAAGCATGCTTAAAGGACAGCGGCGCCGATATCGTCTTCTCGGTGACCGAATGCTTCGTCTGAACCGCCGCAGGAGCCATGGATCTGCAGAACCAGCAGCGCATCAAGGATGCCGCTGAGAAGTACGGCCCGGAAAACGTGGTCGTGATTCTGGGTTCCTCCGATGCCGAAGGCGCTGAAATCTACGCCGAAACGGTAAGCAACGGAGACCCCACCTATGCAGGTCCCCTGGCCGGAGTCCAGTCTGGACTCGCCGTATACCATGTCTTTGAACAGGAGATTCGGGACGAATGCGACGCAAACGCCTGGGAAGAGCAGATCAGCATGATGGAAATGGTGCTCGACCCCGAGAAGCTGTCTGAAGCCGTGAGCGGCATTCGGGCACAGTTCAGCAAGTACGCCCTATAA
- the grdB gene encoding glycine reductase complex selenoprotein B gives MVSYRIIHYINQFYAGIGGEEKADVTPEIREGVVGPGMALKAALGTDAEIVATVVCGDSYFASNMEKASAEILDMMKKYKPDAVVAGPAFNAGRYGTACGALCEAVVKQLGIPAVSGMYPENPGVEMYKKSFYIVETPDSAAGMRKAVPAMAGLVLKLLKGEHIGTPAEEGYIERGVRKNKFYDKLAAERAVDMFTAKLKGEPFVTEYPMPVFDRVAPNPAVKDMKNAVIALVTSGGICPKGNPDHIEASSASKFGEYDITGVMDLTSDGYCTAHGGYDATYADQDADRVLPVDVLRDMEKAGVFKKLHNKFYTTVGNGTAVASSKRFAEEIARRLIADGVTAVILTSTUGTCTRCGATMVKEIERAGLPVVHICTIVPISLTVGANRIVPAIAIPHPLGDPTRTMEEEKEIRRHMVEKALKALQTEISDQTVFAD, from the coding sequence ATTGTGTCATACCGGATCATACATTATATAAATCAGTTCTACGCCGGCATCGGCGGCGAAGAGAAGGCTGACGTCACTCCCGAAATCCGGGAGGGAGTCGTCGGGCCGGGAATGGCCCTGAAGGCCGCTCTTGGAACGGATGCCGAGATAGTTGCCACAGTTGTCTGCGGAGACTCCTATTTCGCTTCCAACATGGAGAAGGCGTCCGCCGAAATTCTCGACATGATGAAAAAGTACAAACCCGACGCGGTGGTCGCCGGCCCGGCGTTCAACGCCGGACGGTACGGCACCGCCTGCGGCGCTCTGTGCGAGGCCGTGGTGAAGCAGCTCGGCATTCCCGCGGTTTCCGGAATGTATCCCGAGAACCCCGGCGTGGAGATGTACAAGAAAAGTTTCTACATCGTGGAAACCCCTGACAGCGCCGCCGGCATGAGGAAAGCCGTTCCCGCCATGGCCGGCCTCGTCCTGAAGCTCCTGAAGGGCGAACATATCGGCACCCCTGCGGAGGAAGGCTACATCGAACGGGGCGTCAGGAAGAACAAGTTCTACGACAAGCTCGCCGCCGAGCGGGCGGTGGACATGTTCACCGCCAAGCTCAAGGGAGAGCCCTTCGTCACCGAGTACCCCATGCCCGTTTTCGACCGGGTTGCTCCCAACCCTGCCGTGAAGGACATGAAGAATGCGGTCATCGCCCTGGTCACCTCCGGCGGTATTTGCCCCAAGGGCAACCCCGACCACATCGAGGCCTCCAGCGCCAGCAAGTTCGGCGAGTATGACATCACCGGCGTTATGGACCTCACTTCCGACGGCTACTGCACTGCCCACGGCGGCTACGACGCCACCTACGCAGACCAGGACGCTGACAGGGTCCTTCCCGTGGACGTCCTTCGGGACATGGAAAAAGCGGGTGTCTTCAAGAAACTCCACAACAAGTTCTATACCACCGTGGGCAACGGCACGGCCGTGGCCAGCTCGAAGCGCTTCGCCGAAGAAATTGCCCGCAGGCTCATCGCCGACGGCGTCACCGCCGTCATTCTCACCTCCACCTGAGGCACCTGCACTCGTTGCGGCGCAACGATGGTCAAGGAAATCGAGCGTGCAGGCCTTCCCGTGGTACACATTTGCACCATAGTTCCCATCTCCCTCACCGTGGGAGCGAACAGGATCGTTCCCGCCATAGCCATTCCCCATCCCCTCGGCGACCCCACGAGGACCATGGAAGAAGAGAAGGAGATCCGGCGCCACATGGTGGAAAAAGCCCTGAAGGCGCTTCAGACGGAAATTTCCGATCAGACGGTATTCGCCGACTGA